A single Parabacteroides timonensis DNA region contains:
- a CDS encoding DUF4252 domain-containing protein, giving the protein MKRYFVILALILICQAGNSQTMNDLFKEFSKIEQINHVKIGNITMKLASMFTETMGVNGIEVIEFSSCKNEIKERFTKAIKELKDPDFETMVTSNDKGSRTKVMVRIEKDMIRELVVLTTGNSNALIRIKGKIKPSDIDKVVKDHGNGC; this is encoded by the coding sequence ATGAAACGATACTTTGTTATCCTGGCACTGATTTTGATCTGCCAGGCAGGAAATAGCCAGACAATGAACGACCTGTTCAAAGAATTTTCTAAAATAGAACAGATCAACCATGTCAAGATAGGCAATATCACCATGAAGCTTGCCAGCATGTTTACAGAAACCATGGGAGTGAACGGTATAGAAGTAATTGAATTCAGCAGCTGCAAGAATGAGATAAAAGAACGCTTTACCAAAGCGATCAAGGAACTGAAAGACCCTGATTTCGAAACAATGGTCACCTCCAATGATAAAGGCAGCCGCACAAAAGTAATGGTACGCATTGAAAAAGATATGATCCGCGAACTGGTAGTTCTCACGACCGGCAACAGCAACGCGCTGATCCGCATCAAGGGTAAGATCAAACCGTCCGACATAGATAAAGTAGTGAAAGATCATGGGAATGGATGCTGA
- the glsA gene encoding glutaminase A: protein MDKKISVSQIKEAAQEAYQMFKNNTDGKNADYIPYLANIDKNLFGISVCLMDGTIIQLGDSEYRFGIESVSKVHTAVLTLRQYGAQKLLEMIGADATGLPFNSIMAILLEKDHPSTPLVNAGAITACSMVQPIGDSAKKWDAIVSNITDLCGSAPQLIDELYKSESATNFNNRSIAWLLKNYNRIYDDPDMSLDLYTRQCSLGITAAQLSVCGATIANDGLNPVSKKQIFDSSLSPKITSLIATVGFYEHTGDWLYTSGIPAKTGVGGGVMGVMPGLFGIAAFAPPIDSAGNSVKAQLAIKYIMNKLGLSIFNGDRVTITE from the coding sequence ATGGATAAAAAGATTTCCGTTTCACAAATAAAGGAAGCGGCTCAGGAAGCCTACCAGATGTTTAAGAACAACACAGACGGAAAAAATGCCGATTACATACCTTATCTGGCCAATATCGATAAGAACCTGTTCGGTATAAGTGTCTGTCTGATGGACGGGACGATCATCCAACTAGGCGATTCCGAATACCGCTTCGGTATAGAATCCGTATCGAAAGTACACACAGCCGTGTTGACTCTGCGTCAGTACGGAGCACAGAAATTGCTTGAAATGATCGGTGCCGATGCAACCGGACTGCCTTTCAACTCTATCATGGCTATCTTGCTGGAGAAGGATCATCCTTCTACTCCGCTGGTCAATGCCGGTGCGATCACAGCTTGTAGTATGGTACAGCCGATAGGTGATTCTGCTAAAAAATGGGATGCCATTGTTTCTAATATTACCGATCTTTGCGGTAGCGCTCCCCAGTTGATCGACGAACTGTATAAGTCGGAATCGGCCACCAACTTCAACAACCGCTCTATTGCCTGGTTATTGAAGAACTACAACCGTATCTACGACGATCCGGATATGTCGCTCGACCTCTATACCCGTCAGTGTTCATTGGGAATCACAGCAGCTCAATTATCTGTCTGCGGAGCTACTATTGCCAATGACGGTCTGAACCCGGTATCTAAAAAGCAAATATTCGACAGTTCATTGTCACCGAAGATCACATCCCTGATCGCAACCGTAGGTTTCTACGAACATACCGGTGACTGGTTATATACCTCCGGTATCCCTGCAAAAACGGGTGTAGGTGGTGGTGTAATGGGTGTAATGCCCGGCCTGTTCGGTATTGCTGCTTTCGCTCCACCAATTGACAGCGCAGGAAACTCTGTGAAAGCTCAGTTGGCGATCAAATATATAATGAATAAACTGGGTCTGTCCATTTTTAATGGCGACCGGGTAACAATTACTGAATAG
- a CDS encoding DMT family transporter — translation MKNKKTEANLSMIVSKTFSGLNANALRYLLPLWIAPLTGVMFRCVFGALMFWIISLFWKQDKTTLREKVTLFLLGAIGLFGFMFFYLIGVSKTTPVSSSLFSSLQPIWVFILSVLFLKERITAMKIIGIAIGLGGALLCILTQKSDDLASDAFTGNMLCMLSSIAYAAYLIISNVVLGRVSSLNMLRYSFLGAAFSSLVVMAFTGFDAHLFSHFEWTPFLVLMFVLIFPTTISYLLIPIGLKYLSTTLVALYGYLILIVATIVSLSIGQDRFSWYQMIAIALICSSVYFVEIAESKDKATASK, via the coding sequence ATGAAGAATAAAAAGACAGAAGCCAACCTGAGTATGATCGTATCGAAAACCTTCAGCGGTTTGAATGCGAATGCACTCCGGTATTTACTCCCTTTATGGATCGCACCGCTGACGGGTGTCATGTTCCGATGTGTTTTCGGAGCCCTTATGTTTTGGATCATCAGCCTGTTTTGGAAACAGGACAAGACAACCTTGAGGGAAAAAGTCACCCTGTTTCTTTTGGGGGCGATCGGGCTGTTCGGCTTCATGTTCTTTTATCTGATAGGTGTCAGCAAAACAACCCCGGTTTCCAGTTCGCTGTTCAGCAGCCTCCAACCGATCTGGGTATTCATCCTGTCCGTTCTCTTCCTGAAAGAACGGATCACGGCGATGAAGATCATCGGTATTGCCATCGGATTGGGGGGTGCGCTGCTCTGTATCCTGACACAAAAAAGCGATGACCTGGCATCGGATGCTTTTACCGGAAATATGCTTTGTATGCTCAGTTCAATTGCTTATGCTGCTTACCTGATCATAAGCAATGTCGTACTGGGCAGGGTCAGTTCGCTCAATATGTTGCGTTACAGTTTCCTCGGAGCCGCTTTTTCTTCACTGGTCGTCATGGCATTCACCGGCTTCGATGCACATCTTTTCAGCCATTTCGAATGGACTCCTTTCCTTGTCCTAATGTTCGTCCTCATCTTCCCCACAACGATCAGTTACCTGCTGATCCCTATCGGACTGAAATACCTGAGCACGACACTGGTCGCCCTCTACGGCTACCTGATACTGATCGTTGCCACCATCGTCTCCCTTTCCATCGGTCAGGATCGTTTCAGCTGGTACCAGATGATCGCCATTGCACTGATCTGCTCAAGTGTCTATTTTGTTGAAATAGCGGAAAGTAAAGATAAAGCCACTGCTTCAAAATAA
- a CDS encoding MFS transporter has translation MRIQTGQGTIPLITLIGIWSISALNALPGLAVSPILGKLSAIFPHSTELDIQMLSSLPSLLIIPFIILSGKLTEKINNIWLLQIGLSIFAVSGILYLLSTKMWQLIAVSALLGIGSGLIVPLSTGLISRFFIGTYRTKQFGLSSAITNVTLVLATMLTGYLAEINWHLPFLVYLFPLISIVLSFYLKKNISPLPASATVSIQEKGKESDPAFDKFGIQVRHLVQIMGFYGLATYLVIIVSFNLPFLMKEYHFTSGNSGIMISLFFLAIMAPGFVLNQIVDFLGKKTKFYCLLSIALGMLLILVSRTEWLIGLGCIFTGLAYGVIQPIAYDKTTRTAIPSKVTLALAFVMAMNYLAILLCPFIINVFKDMLHIETQQFAFLFNMIIALAAAVWAYIKQDSFLFNDSFKSN, from the coding sequence ATGAGAATACAGACAGGACAGGGGACGATTCCCCTCATCACATTAATAGGTATATGGTCGATCTCGGCACTGAACGCGCTGCCGGGACTGGCTGTTTCTCCTATCCTGGGGAAGCTTTCGGCGATATTTCCGCATTCGACGGAACTGGATATACAGATGTTATCGTCGCTGCCTTCCCTGTTGATCATACCGTTTATTATCCTGTCCGGAAAACTGACTGAGAAGATCAATAATATCTGGTTATTACAGATCGGGTTAAGCATCTTTGCCGTAAGCGGTATCCTGTATCTGCTCTCGACCAAGATGTGGCAACTGATCGCTGTCAGCGCCTTGCTGGGAATCGGTTCAGGACTGATCGTTCCTCTTTCTACCGGACTTATTTCACGATTCTTCATCGGCACCTACCGGACAAAGCAATTCGGTCTGAGTTCGGCCATTACCAATGTGACACTGGTGCTGGCAACCATGCTGACAGGATACCTGGCGGAGATCAACTGGCATCTGCCGTTCCTGGTCTATCTCTTCCCGCTTATTTCGATCGTCTTGTCGTTCTACCTGAAAAAGAATATCAGTCCCCTACCCGCTTCCGCTACCGTTTCAATCCAAGAGAAAGGGAAAGAAAGCGACCCGGCATTCGATAAGTTCGGCATACAGGTCAGACACCTCGTACAGATCATGGGGTTTTACGGGCTGGCGACTTATCTCGTTATCATTGTCAGTTTCAACCTGCCTTTCCTGATGAAAGAATATCATTTCACCAGCGGCAATTCGGGTATCATGATCTCCCTGTTTTTCCTGGCTATCATGGCTCCGGGATTCGTACTGAACCAGATTGTAGACTTCCTGGGTAAGAAAACGAAATTCTATTGCCTGCTCTCGATCGCACTGGGGATGCTGCTGATCCTGGTTTCAAGAACGGAATGGCTGATCGGACTGGGCTGTATCTTCACCGGGCTAGCCTATGGCGTTATCCAGCCGATCGCTTACGACAAGACCACCCGCACGGCTATCCCGTCGAAAGTGACGCTGGCACTGGCTTTCGTCATGGCTATGAATTATCTGGCAATCCTGCTATGCCCGTTCATTATAAATGTATTCAAAGATATGCTCCATATAGAGACACAACAGTTTGCTTTCCTGTTCAACATGATTATTGCCCTGGCTGCTGCCGTCTGGGCTTATATCAAACAGGATTCGTTCCTGTTCAACGACAGTTTCAAAAGTAATTAA
- a CDS encoding glutamate decarboxylase codes for MKDSSFREGDAKTAIFGSNAMLHPAPVDVIPDGPTTPEIAYQMVKDETFAQTQPRLNLATFVTTWMDDYATKLMNEAININYIDETEYPRIAVMNAKCINIMANLWNSPEQAQWKSGALAIGSSEACMLGGVAAWLRWRERRLAQGKPVDKPNFVISAGFQVVWEKFAQLWQIEMRQVPLTQEHITLDPQEALNMCDENTICIVPIQGVTWTGLNDDVEALDTALDAYNAKTGYDIPIHVDAASGGFILPFLKPEVKWDFRLKWVLSISTSGHKFGLVYPGLGWVVWKDKKYLPGSMSFSVNYLGANITQVGLNFSRPAAQILGQYYQFIRLGFQGYKEVQQNSMAVADYLHAEIGKMAPFQNYSKEVVNPLFIWYLKPEYAKSAKWTLYDLQDKLKQSGWMVPAYTLPENLENWVVMRIVVRQGFSRDMADQLLGDISNAIADLEKLEYPTPTRIAQDRNQKVKGSVFTHTGIPKSTK; via the coding sequence ATGAAAGATTCAAGTTTTAGAGAAGGTGATGCCAAAACTGCGATTTTTGGCTCGAATGCGATGTTGCATCCCGCTCCAGTAGACGTAATTCCTGATGGTCCTACCACTCCGGAGATTGCGTATCAGATGGTAAAAGACGAAACTTTCGCCCAGACACAACCCCGTTTGAACCTGGCTACATTCGTTACCACCTGGATGGATGATTATGCAACGAAGTTGATGAACGAAGCAATCAACATCAACTATATCGACGAAACTGAGTATCCGCGTATCGCTGTGATGAATGCAAAATGTATCAATATCATGGCTAACCTGTGGAACAGCCCCGAACAGGCACAGTGGAAATCCGGTGCATTGGCGATCGGTTCTTCCGAAGCATGTATGTTGGGTGGTGTTGCTGCCTGGTTACGTTGGCGTGAAAGAAGATTGGCTCAGGGTAAACCGGTCGACAAACCTAACTTCGTCATCTCTGCCGGTTTCCAGGTTGTATGGGAAAAGTTCGCTCAGTTGTGGCAGATCGAAATGCGTCAGGTGCCGTTGACGCAGGAACATATCACACTCGACCCGCAGGAAGCCCTGAATATGTGTGATGAAAATACCATCTGTATCGTTCCTATCCAGGGTGTTACATGGACAGGTCTGAACGACGATGTGGAAGCGTTGGATACCGCTCTCGATGCATACAATGCAAAGACAGGCTACGATATTCCTATCCATGTGGATGCCGCTTCCGGTGGTTTCATCCTGCCGTTCCTGAAACCGGAGGTTAAATGGGACTTCCGCCTGAAATGGGTACTTTCCATCAGTACTTCCGGACATAAATTCGGATTGGTATATCCGGGTTTAGGCTGGGTAGTATGGAAAGACAAGAAATACCTGCCGGGTTCCATGTCTTTCAGTGTAAATTATTTAGGTGCAAACATCACTCAGGTCGGTTTGAACTTCTCTCGTCCTGCAGCTCAGATCCTGGGACAATACTATCAGTTCATCCGTTTAGGATTCCAGGGTTACAAGGAAGTACAGCAGAACAGTATGGCTGTAGCCGATTACCTGCATGCTGAAATCGGCAAGATGGCTCCGTTCCAGAATTACAGTAAAGAAGTGGTGAACCCATTGTTTATCTGGTATCTGAAACCGGAATATGCTAAATCAGCCAAATGGACATTATACGATTTGCAGGATAAACTGAAACAGAGCGGTTGGATGGTTCCGGCATATACATTACCCGAAAACCTTGAAAACTGGGTCGTTATGCGTATCGTTGTCCGTCAGGGATTCAGCCGCGATATGGCAGATCAATTACTGGGCGACATCAGCAATGCTATTGCCGACCTGGAAAAACTGGAATATCCTACTCCAACCCGTATTGCACAGGACAGAAACCAGAAAGTAAAAGGTTCTGTATTCACTCACACAGGTATTCCCAAATCAACAAAGTAA